In one Flavobacteriales bacterium genomic region, the following are encoded:
- a CDS encoding YitT family protein, with protein MSRKHRHRLLKRMPVPRRATEEGSRYRRARRLHAMRVTFRRRLKDVVFITLGVFSAAFGLEGFLIPNAFIDGGATGIALLCTHLTGLPLPVLLVLVNAPFMVAAYRIIGREFAFKTSVAIAALALVTATVHFPDVTHDKLLVAVFGGFFLGAGIGLAVRGGSVIDGTEVVALYLSRKLGTTIGDIIMVINVVIFGAAAWLLGVETALYAMVTYLAASKTVDFVIEGIEEYTGLTIISPHHAELRHMISHVMGRGMTVYAGRRGYGKDGLSHETEIIYCVITRLELSRVLTEIEKIDPHAFVVMSPVKDTRGGMIKKRPLQH; from the coding sequence ATGTCCCGCAAGCATCGCCACCGGCTGCTCAAGCGCATGCCTGTCCCGAGGCGGGCCACGGAGGAAGGGAGCCGCTATCGCCGCGCACGCCGGCTGCATGCGATGCGCGTCACCTTCCGGCGCAGGCTGAAGGATGTGGTCTTCATCACGTTGGGCGTCTTCAGCGCAGCGTTCGGGCTCGAGGGATTCCTGATACCGAACGCCTTCATCGACGGTGGCGCCACCGGCATCGCCCTGCTCTGCACGCACCTCACGGGCCTCCCTCTGCCCGTGCTTCTGGTGCTGGTGAACGCGCCCTTCATGGTGGCGGCCTACCGCATCATCGGCAGGGAGTTCGCCTTCAAGACCTCCGTGGCCATCGCTGCGCTGGCCCTGGTCACGGCAACGGTGCATTTCCCTGATGTCACGCACGACAAGCTCCTGGTGGCGGTCTTCGGCGGCTTCTTCCTCGGTGCGGGCATCGGCCTTGCGGTGCGCGGGGGCAGCGTCATCGACGGCACCGAGGTGGTGGCGCTCTACCTGAGCCGGAAGCTGGGCACCACCATCGGCGACATCATCATGGTGATCAACGTGGTCATCTTCGGCGCCGCGGCCTGGCTGCTGGGCGTGGAGACCGCGCTCTACGCCATGGTCACCTACCTGGCCGCCAGCAAGACGGTCGATTTCGTGATCGAAGGCATCGAGGAGTACACCGGCCTCACCATCATCAGCCCGCACCACGCCGAGCTGCGGCACATGATCAGCCATGTGATGGGCCGGGGCATGACCGTGTATGCGGGGAGGCGCGGCTACGGCAAGGACGGACTCAGCCACGAGACGGAGATCATCTATTGCGTCATCACCCGGCTCGAGCTCAGCCGCGTGCTCACCGAGATCGAGAAGATCGACCCCCATGCTTTCGTGGTGATGAGCCCCGTGAAGGACACGCGCGGCGGGATGATCAAGAAGCGGCCGCTGCAGCATTGA
- a CDS encoding sigma-54 dependent transcriptional regulator, with translation MAHILIIDDEKAIRAALRDILEHEKHKVDEAEDGAAGLEKATKGRFDLVLCDIKMPKVDGIEVLERLQAHDPDLPVVMISGHGTIDTAVDALKKGAFDFIQKPPDINRILVSVRNALDRGSLVQETKVLRSKVGRAKAGGVQMIGESKALQQIREMIEKVAPSDARVLITGGNGAGKEGVARLIHQRSARVNGPYIEVNCAAIPGELIESELFGHMKGSFTSAIKDRKGKFELAHGGTLFLDEIGDMALAAQAKVLRALQEGRITPVGGDKDIQVDVRVIAATNKDLKKEIAEGRFREDLFHRLNVIPIHVPSLSERLEDIPLLADHFIEQVCTEQGIAPKRIADKAIKELQRLPWTGNVRELRNVVERLVILSGKEITEADVKAYAVPRS, from the coding sequence ATGGCCCACATCCTCATCATCGACGACGAGAAGGCGATCCGCGCCGCACTGCGCGACATCCTCGAGCACGAGAAGCACAAGGTGGACGAGGCGGAGGACGGCGCCGCAGGACTGGAGAAGGCCACCAAGGGCCGATTCGACCTGGTCCTCTGCGACATCAAGATGCCCAAGGTGGACGGCATCGAGGTGCTGGAGAGGTTGCAGGCCCATGATCCCGACCTGCCCGTGGTGATGATCAGCGGCCATGGCACCATCGATACCGCGGTGGATGCGCTCAAGAAGGGCGCCTTCGACTTCATCCAGAAGCCCCCCGACATCAACCGCATCCTGGTCAGCGTCCGCAATGCGCTGGACCGTGGCAGCCTGGTGCAGGAGACCAAGGTGCTCCGCAGCAAGGTGGGCAGGGCCAAGGCCGGAGGCGTGCAGATGATCGGCGAGAGCAAGGCGCTGCAGCAGATCCGGGAGATGATCGAGAAGGTGGCCCCCAGCGATGCGCGCGTGCTCATCACCGGCGGGAACGGCGCAGGCAAGGAGGGGGTGGCCCGGCTCATCCACCAGAGGAGCGCCCGCGTCAACGGCCCCTATATCGAGGTGAACTGCGCCGCCATACCAGGCGAGCTGATCGAGAGCGAGCTCTTCGGCCACATGAAGGGTAGCTTCACCAGCGCCATCAAGGACCGCAAGGGCAAGTTCGAGCTGGCCCACGGCGGCACCCTGTTCCTCGACGAGATCGGCGACATGGCACTCGCGGCGCAGGCCAAGGTGCTGCGCGCGCTCCAGGAGGGCCGCATCACCCCCGTGGGGGGCGACAAGGACATCCAGGTGGATGTGCGCGTGATCGCCGCCACCAACAAGGACCTGAAGAAGGAGATCGCCGAGGGCCGCTTCCGGGAGGACCTGTTCCACCGCCTCAACGTCATTCCCATCCATGTGCCCAGCCTGAGCGAGCGGCTGGAGGACATCCCCCTGCTGGCAGACCACTTCATCGAGCAGGTCTGCACCGAGCAGGGCATCGCCCCCAAGAGGATCGCCGACAAGGCCATCAAGGAGCTTCAGCGGCTGCCGTGGACCGGCAACGTGCGCGAGCTGCGCAATGTGGTGGAGCGCCTGGTGATCCTCAGCGGCAAGGAGATCACCGAGGCCGATGTGAAGGCCTATGCGGTGCCGCGCTCCTGA
- a CDS encoding DUF5684 domain-containing protein has translation MDYLIAFHDYFYKTLGMGNAFYYALGFIAAIAILAQWRLYEKCRQPGIAAFIPVWNVIVFMRIVGRPASDAWKVLIPLYGQLYFIPKVWIEVVQCFGKRSMLDYVLVIALNGLYVMNLAFNESDQYLGPLRNATYLPPPTKLNKGGARPQLA, from the coding sequence ATGGACTACCTGATCGCCTTCCACGACTACTTCTACAAGACCCTCGGCATGGGCAACGCCTTCTACTATGCCCTGGGCTTCATCGCGGCCATCGCCATCCTGGCGCAATGGCGCCTCTACGAGAAGTGCCGTCAGCCCGGGATCGCGGCCTTCATCCCGGTCTGGAACGTCATCGTCTTCATGCGCATCGTGGGCCGTCCGGCGAGCGATGCCTGGAAGGTGCTCATCCCCCTCTATGGCCAGCTCTACTTCATCCCCAAGGTGTGGATCGAGGTGGTGCAGTGCTTCGGCAAGCGCAGCATGCTCGATTACGTGCTCGTGATCGCGCTCAACGGCCTCTACGTGATGAACTTGGCCTTCAATGAGAGCGACCAATACCTCGGCCCCCTGCGCAATGCCACCTACCTGCCGCCGCCCACGAAGCTGAACAAAGGCGGTGCCCGCCCTCAGTTGGCGTGA
- a CDS encoding DHHA1 domain-containing protein — protein sequence MEATGLKAVDIIKQIGPLIKGGGGGQPDFATAGGKEPGGMAEALKKAAELLS from the coding sequence ATGGAGGCCACAGGTCTCAAGGCGGTCGACATCATCAAGCAGATCGGTCCGCTGATCAAGGGCGGTGGCGGTGGCCAACCCGACTTCGCCACGGCCGGCGGCAAGGAGCCCGGTGGCATGGCAGAAGCGTTGAAGAAGGCGGCGGAGTTGTTGAGCTGA